One region of Oreochromis aureus strain Israel breed Guangdong linkage group 19, ZZ_aureus, whole genome shotgun sequence genomic DNA includes:
- the gphb5 gene encoding glycoprotein hormone beta-5 produces MLQRLLETRLQLRFTAEMTLQRRQPQWKPAVFLCCFLLGISLQSDNISCVSTINLRRFIGCAVREFTFLARKPGCGSLHITTDACWGRCETWEKPILEPPFIESYQRVCTYNETRLETVKLPNCQPNVDPTYTYPVALRCDCGVCLTSTTECITSV; encoded by the exons atgCTTCAGCGTCTGCTTGAAACCAGACTGCAACTGCGATTTACAGCTGAGATGACCCTTCAAAGGAGACAGCCACAGTG GAAgcctgctgtgtttctgtgttgctttttgCTCGGGATCTCTCTACAGTCCGACAACATCAGTTGTGTGTCAACCATCAACCTGCGGCGTTTCATTGGCTGCGCAGTCCGGGAGTTCACCTTCCTGGCCAGGAAGCCCGGCTGTGGGAGTCTGCACATCACCACCGATGCCTGCTGGGGGCGCTGTGAGACCTGGGAG aagccAATCCTGGAGCCTCCGTTCATCGAGTCCTATCAGCGGGTTTGTACTTACAATGAGACTCGGCTGGAGACTGTGAAACTACCAAACTGTCAGCCCAATGTAGATCCAACATACACCTACCCTGTGGCCTTAAGATGTGATTGTGGAGTCTGTCTGACCAGCACTACTGAATGCATAACCTCTGTGTGA